From a region of the Streptomyces caniferus genome:
- a CDS encoding MFS transporter produces the protein MGEASREGGGEPPPAPRRPPTPTWALPAEPDPRRWWALVVIAIAQLMVVLDASIVNIALPSAQRDLGMSDANRQWVITAYTLAFGGLLLLGGRIADLVGRKKTFMIGLVGFAIASGLGGAATGSGLLFGARALQGAFAALLAPSALSLLTTTFTIGKERSKAFGIYGAIAGGGAAIGLIAGGLLTQYLNWRWCLYVNVPIAVVAFIGAAVFLRDRPERGRVFLDVPGVVLGCGGLVAIVYGCSEAEPRGWGDGLVLGLLLGGVALLGVFAWWQSRARHPLLPLHIVRNRNRGGAFLTMGLAVIGLFGMFLFMTYYLQTVLGYSPVKTGVAFLPMVVAIVVGSTQISARLLHRIPPRFLMAPGAVLASVGLFTLTFLTAEPAYVSHVLPAMLLVGLGMGLTFMPVMATATSGVAPHDSGVTSATVNTAQQVGGSIGTALLNTIATSTSAAYIADHLADAARRGGALGFTPAVREGIVKSGVVHGFTVAIGVGSAIMLLAALVAGLMVNGRAPTQDRAPAADSAESADAAA, from the coding sequence ATGGGTGAGGCGAGCCGAGAGGGGGGCGGCGAGCCGCCTCCGGCACCGCGCAGGCCCCCCACCCCCACCTGGGCACTCCCGGCCGAACCCGATCCGCGGCGCTGGTGGGCACTGGTGGTGATCGCCATTGCGCAGTTGATGGTGGTCCTGGACGCGAGCATCGTGAACATCGCGCTGCCCTCGGCCCAGCGGGACCTGGGGATGTCGGACGCGAACCGCCAGTGGGTGATCACCGCGTACACGCTCGCGTTCGGCGGGCTGCTGCTGCTCGGCGGGCGGATCGCCGACCTGGTGGGGCGGAAGAAGACCTTCATGATCGGGCTGGTCGGCTTCGCGATCGCGTCCGGGCTGGGCGGCGCGGCCACCGGGTCCGGGCTGCTGTTCGGGGCGCGGGCGCTGCAGGGCGCCTTCGCCGCGCTGCTGGCGCCGTCCGCCCTGTCCCTGCTGACCACCACCTTCACCATCGGCAAGGAACGCAGCAAGGCCTTCGGGATCTACGGGGCCATCGCGGGCGGGGGCGCGGCCATCGGACTGATCGCCGGCGGGCTGCTGACCCAGTATCTGAACTGGCGCTGGTGTCTGTATGTGAACGTCCCGATCGCCGTGGTCGCCTTCATCGGTGCCGCCGTGTTCCTGCGCGACCGGCCGGAGCGGGGGCGCGTCTTCCTGGACGTTCCGGGCGTGGTGCTGGGCTGCGGCGGCCTGGTCGCGATCGTCTACGGGTGCAGCGAAGCGGAGCCGCGGGGATGGGGGGACGGGCTGGTCCTCGGGTTGCTGCTGGGGGGTGTGGCGCTGCTGGGCGTCTTCGCGTGGTGGCAGTCGAGGGCCCGTCACCCCCTGCTGCCGTTGCACATCGTCCGCAACCGGAACCGTGGGGGCGCCTTCCTGACCATGGGGCTGGCGGTCATCGGGCTGTTCGGAATGTTCCTTTTCATGACCTACTACCTGCAGACCGTGCTCGGGTATTCACCGGTCAAGACCGGGGTGGCCTTCCTGCCGATGGTGGTCGCGATCGTCGTCGGTTCGACACAGATTTCCGCACGGCTGCTGCACCGGATCCCGCCGCGGTTCCTGATGGCCCCCGGGGCCGTCCTCGCATCCGTGGGGCTCTTCACGCTGACGTTCCTGACGGCCGAGCCCGCGTACGTCTCCCATGTGCTGCCGGCCATGCTGCTCGTCGGACTCGGCATGGGCCTGACCTTCATGCCGGTGATGGCGACGGCCACGTCCGGGGTGGCTCCGCACGACTCCGGCGTCACCTCCGCGACGGTCAACACGGCGCAGCAGGTGGGCGGTTCGATCGGTACGGCGCTGCTGAACACCATCGCGACCTCGACGAGCGCGGCGTACATCGCCGACCACCTGGCGGACGCGGCCCGCCGGGGCGGGGCCCTCGGTTTCACCCCCGCGGTGCGGGAAGGCATCGTGAAGAGCGGAGTGGTGCACGGGTTCACCGTGGCCATCGGGGTGGGCTCGGCGATCATGCTGCTGGCCGCGCTCGTCGCCGGGCTGATGGTCAACGGCCGGGCCCCGACCCAGGACCGGGCCCCGGCGGCGGACAGCGCGGAGTCGGCGGACGCCGCGGCGTGA